Genomic window (Flavobacteriales bacterium):
GTGAAATCATTATTTGCTTTTGGTTCCATTACTCAAAATGAATTAAAGCCGGAGAGTGATATCGATTTTTTAGTGGATATCGAGGGTAGAGATCCTATCGCCTATTCGGATAATTATTTTGCTTTAAAATTTCAGCTTGAACAGTTGTTTAATCGA
Coding sequences:
- a CDS encoding nucleotidyltransferase domain-containing protein translates to MNLIQTHIGQIAALCAKYKVKSLFAFGSITQNELKPESDIDFLVDIEGRDPIAYSDNYFALKFQLEQLFNRPIDLLEQRAMKNQYLQQRIDHSKVLVYGEGN